A window of Salmo trutta chromosome 5, fSalTru1.1, whole genome shotgun sequence contains these coding sequences:
- the LOC115194850 gene encoding equistatin-like yields MAILTILLLLSTAFALGDARIRPMTPCERARYAATHGPIGAYIPTCDAAGRYTPKQCSGSTGYCWCVTTTGQKIQGTETPPGTAINC; encoded by the exons ATGGCAATATTGACCATCCTTCTGCTTCTTAGCACAGCTTTTGCTCTGGGAG ATGCTAGGATACGACCCATGACCCCCTGTGAGCGTGCTAGATATGCCGCGACACATGGCCCAATTGGAGCGTACATCCCCACGTGTGACGCCGCTGGACGATACACCCCTAAGCAATGTTCGGGCTCTACAG GTTACTGTTGGTGTGTGACCACTACTGGACAGAAGATTCAGGGTACGGAGACTCCACCAGGCACTGCTATCAACTGCTAG